One segment of Onychomys torridus chromosome 3, mOncTor1.1, whole genome shotgun sequence DNA contains the following:
- the LOC118580577 gene encoding olfactory receptor 2A2-like, which translates to MGGNQTWITDFILVGLRLSAEMEMFLFWVFSLLYIFSLLANSIILGLIYLDSRLHTPMYFFLSHLAILDISYASNNVPKMLANLVTHKRTISFAPCITQTFLYLAFAASECLILAAMSYDRFVAICHPLHYTVIMSWKVCVALAATSWSCGFLLSVAHTILLLRLPFCKLREVNHLFCEILAVLKLACADTLINQLVILAACVFVLVGPLCSMLVSYTHILRTILKMQSKEGRRKAFSTCSSHLCVVGLFFGIAMLVYMVPDSDQREEQEKILSLFHSLFNPMLNPLIYSLRNAQVKEALHRALQKRSV; encoded by the coding sequence ATGGGAGGCAACCAGACATGGATCACAGACTTCATCCTGGTGGGACTCCGGCTCAGTGCTGAGATGGAGATGTTTCTCTTCTGGGTCTTCTCCCTACTGTACATCTTCAGCCTGCTGGCAAACAGCATAATCTTGGGGCTCATCTACCTGGACTCCAGGCTGCACACTCCAATGTACTTCTTCCTTTCACATCTGGCCATTCTTGACATTTCCTATGCTTCCAACAATGTCCCCAAGATGTTGGCCAATCTTGTCACCCACAAAAGAACCATCTCATTTGCTCCATGCATCACACAGACATTCTTGTATTTAGCTTTTGCTGCATCAGAGTGCTTGATTTTGGCAGCAATGTCCTATGATCGGTTTGTGGCCATCTGCCATCCACTACACTACACTGTCATCATGAGTTGGAAagtatgtgtagccctggctgccacTTCCTGGTCATGTGGATTTCTCCTGTCTGTGGCTCACACAATTCTTCTGCTAAGGCTGCCCTTCTGCAAGCTCCGGGAGGTGAACCACCTCTTCTGTGAAATCCTGGCTGTTCTCAAGCTGGCTTGTGCTGACACCTTGATCAACCAACTTGTCATCCTTGCTGCATGTGTTTTTGTCTTAGTTGGGCCTCTTTGCTCGATGCTTGTCTCTTACACGCACATCCTCAGGACAATCCTAAAAATGCAGTCGAAGGAGGGCCGCAGGAAGGCCTTCTCTACCTGCTCCTCCCATCTTTGCGTGGTGGGGCTCTTCTTTGGGATAGCCATGTTGGTTTATATGGTCCCTGACTCTGATCAAagagaggagcaggagaagaTTTTGTCACTGTTCCACAGCCTCTTTAACCCAATGCTGAATCCCCtcatctacagcctgaggaatGCCCAGGTGAAAGAAGCCTTGCACAGAGCACTGCAGAAGAGATCTGTGTGA
- the LOC118580578 gene encoding olfactory receptor 13, with translation MGNNMTLITEFILLGFPLSPRIQMFLFALFSLFYAFTLLGNGTIVGLISLDSRLHTPMYFFLSHLAIVDIAYACNTVPQMLVNLIDPTKPISFAGCMTQTFLFLTFAITECLLLVVMSYDRYVAICHPLRYSTIMSWKVCSIMAVSSWIIGVLLSLVHLVLLLPLPFCVSQKVNHFFCEITAILKLACADTHLNETMVLAGAVSVLVGPFSSIVVSYACILGAILRIQSGEGQRKAFSTCSSHLCVVGLFYGTAIVMYVGPRQGNPKEQKKYLLLFHSLFNPMLNPLIYSLRNSDVKNTLKKVLKLQRVF, from the coding sequence ATGGGAAACAATATGACATTGATCACAGAGTTCATCCTCCTGGGATTTCCACTCAGCCCAAGGATACAGATGTTCCTCTTTGCCCTCTTCTCCCTGTTCTATGCCTTCACCCTGCTGGGGAATGGGACCATCGTGGGGCTTATCTCCCTGGACTCCAGACtccacactcccatgtacttcttcctgtcCCACCTGGCCATCGTTGACATTGCCTATGCCTGCAACACAGTGCCTCAGATGCTGGTGAACCTTATAGATCCAACCAAGCCCATCTCCTTTGCTGGATGCATGACACAGACATTTCTCTTTTTGACATTCGCTATCACAGAATGTCTGCTCCTAGTGGTGATGTCCTATGATCGGTATGTGGCCATCTGCCACCCCCTCCGATACTCTACCATCATGAGCTGGAAGGTCTGCAGCATTATGGCTGTGTCTTCCTGGATCATTGGGGTTCTCTTGTCCTTGGTTCATCTAGTGTTACTTCTACCTTTGCCCTTCTGTGTGTCTCAGAAAGTGAATCACTTTTTCTGTGAAATCACAGCTATTCTCAAACTTGCTTGTGCAGACACACACCTCAATGAGACCATGGTCCTGGCTGGGGCAGTGTCTGTGCTTGTGGGACCATTCTCCTCAATCGTGGTCTCTTATGCCTGTATCCTTGGTGCTATCCTGAGGATCCAATCAGGAGAGGGTCAAAGGAAAGCCTTTTCCacctgctcctcccacctctgtGTGGTTGGATTATTTTATGGAACAGCCATTGTCATGTACGTTGGACCCAGACAAGGGAATCCAAAGGAGCAGAAGAAATATCTCCTACTGTTTCACAGCCTTTTTAATCCCATGCTCAACCCCCTAATTTATAGTCTCAGGAACTCTGATGTGAAGAATACTTTGAAGAAAGTTCTGAAGTTGCAAAGAGTTTTCTGA